A genomic region of Methanobacterium sp. SMA-27 contains the following coding sequences:
- a CDS encoding universal stress protein produces MYKKILLPTDGSLNAEKAGKHALWLANTSNAEIVVLYVYELYSPRIGVLPLSIVPGSNETLYEPLKEEGKKYAYEFKEKLEALEAEEGYKTIKITAVIEEGRPYNAILNMIESENFDLVVMGASGKHGLDRYTLGSVTERVVRETKKPVLVIP; encoded by the coding sequence ATGTACAAAAAAATTTTATTACCCACAGATGGTTCATTAAATGCAGAAAAGGCAGGTAAACATGCTTTATGGTTAGCAAATACCAGTAACGCCGAAATTGTAGTTTTATATGTTTATGAACTTTACAGTCCAAGAATTGGTGTTTTACCTTTATCAATAGTACCTGGTTCAAACGAAACATTATACGAACCCTTGAAGGAAGAAGGAAAAAAATATGCCTATGAGTTTAAAGAAAAATTAGAAGCACTTGAAGCTGAGGAAGGTTATAAAACCATTAAAATAACCGCTGTTATTGAAGAGGGAAGACCTTACAATGCAATACTCAATATGATAGAATCTGAAAACTTTGATCTTGTTGTAATGGGTGCTTCAGGTAAACATGGTCTAGATAGATATACTCTGGGAAGTGTAACTGAAAGGGTTGTTAGGGAAACTAAGAAACCTGTTTTAGTGATTCCATGA